A section of the Solitalea canadensis DSM 3403 genome encodes:
- a CDS encoding TonB-dependent receptor has translation MKLKHLFLSVCLLSGLYAFADDPIVELLKKKLLTPYTNYFEKKRERVYVHLSRSEYIAGDNIWFKVYVYDPAERLLTPEANKLYAELFDQNGKLVERKVLFLENGVASSFFKLKNEARAGNYTLRAYTNWMRNFQDQPFSSSIIQVTALGEQKTTPFPSDSTKATIDLQVFPEGGLFVEGVDNHFGVKTTLPSGHGTIAYGYVLSPTNDTIQLFKTNKVGISSFTLFDAKAVNYKVGVIYNNNQKKEIEMASPVQKGIAVFVNNLLPNKLLISLKTNQQTFTEIRDKPIHVLIHNNGTVHQSLYVKFTELEKMFSVNRSLLGPGVNYITIFNEQFKPLAERVIFNNSKIPKGALTVSQHLQSDSLTLEVSTLDTASNTIAANLSFSVLPGNTTGNNFSSSLFADVILNASVKGSVEDPNYYFEKSDYQHQLDLDNLLLTQAWRKYQWPDILVEKVPGIKYPYENGFTVNATAENRFKGGKPEKNSMFSLFSPDNNLMLSAQADENGSISFKNLYLNDSTKVIVSAAGLKGGGWNRNIKANIVYHRLDTAISVNKFNDEYTPAPIATNFVKPLTEKLYELKEVVVRAEKKKNPFEGNLYSNMGDRVFEINKDNYARYTTIEDLLRNEFFLRVSRTAMGDLYIDMGRGPTSMMGSNQPSLIIDGMVMSDLSYLSIISVQDIQAVAVNKSANAMLGMRGGNGSINIVTRRTGIDWGPDGISNTRTLAVKGYAKPVAFFTPKYVLKPETETFQKYATIFWKPDIQTDSTGKTKFKFFVPKDIDDLIIRAEGISENGSIYYYNEKLVLSKGL, from the coding sequence ATGAAACTTAAACATCTGTTCTTATCAGTCTGCTTATTGAGTGGTTTATACGCTTTTGCAGACGATCCCATTGTTGAGCTATTAAAAAAGAAACTTCTCACCCCCTACACCAATTACTTTGAGAAAAAAAGAGAAAGAGTATATGTTCATTTAAGCAGATCAGAATACATTGCCGGAGATAACATTTGGTTTAAGGTGTATGTTTATGATCCGGCCGAAAGACTATTAACGCCTGAAGCAAATAAATTATATGCTGAGCTATTTGACCAAAACGGAAAACTGGTTGAACGCAAAGTATTATTTCTTGAAAACGGTGTTGCCAGTAGCTTTTTTAAGTTAAAAAATGAAGCGCGGGCCGGTAATTACACATTAAGGGCCTACACCAACTGGATGCGTAATTTTCAAGATCAGCCGTTTAGTAGCTCCATTATACAGGTAACAGCGTTAGGCGAACAAAAAACAACACCATTTCCATCAGATTCAACAAAAGCAACTATTGACTTACAGGTTTTCCCTGAAGGTGGATTATTTGTTGAAGGCGTGGATAATCATTTTGGCGTAAAAACAACATTGCCAAGTGGGCATGGAACTATTGCATATGGTTATGTTCTTTCACCAACTAATGATACCATTCAACTATTTAAAACCAATAAAGTCGGAATTTCATCATTCACTCTTTTTGATGCAAAGGCTGTAAACTATAAAGTTGGAGTTATCTATAATAACAATCAAAAGAAAGAAATTGAAATGGCAAGTCCTGTTCAGAAAGGTATTGCTGTTTTTGTCAACAATCTTTTACCTAATAAGCTATTAATTTCGCTGAAAACCAACCAACAAACATTTACAGAAATCAGAGACAAACCAATTCATGTGCTTATACATAACAACGGGACAGTTCATCAATCGTTGTACGTAAAATTCACTGAGTTGGAAAAAATGTTTTCGGTAAATCGTTCACTGTTGGGACCCGGAGTAAACTATATCACCATTTTCAATGAGCAGTTTAAGCCCTTGGCAGAACGCGTCATCTTTAATAATTCAAAAATTCCGAAAGGGGCGTTAACAGTAAGTCAACATTTACAAAGCGACTCATTAACGCTAGAAGTTAGTACGCTTGATACTGCTTCTAACACAATCGCTGCAAACCTGAGCTTCTCTGTTCTACCAGGAAACACTACAGGAAATAATTTTAGTAGCTCATTATTTGCAGATGTAATACTTAATGCTTCAGTAAAAGGAAGTGTGGAGGATCCTAATTATTACTTTGAAAAAAGTGATTATCAGCACCAACTTGATCTTGATAATTTGTTATTAACACAGGCATGGCGCAAATATCAATGGCCGGATATTTTAGTGGAGAAAGTTCCGGGAATTAAGTATCCGTATGAAAATGGTTTTACCGTCAATGCCACGGCAGAAAACCGTTTCAAGGGTGGAAAACCGGAGAAAAACTCAATGTTTTCATTATTTTCTCCAGATAATAACCTTATGCTAAGTGCACAGGCGGATGAAAACGGTAGCATCTCATTTAAAAACCTCTATTTAAATGATTCTACTAAAGTAATTGTTTCTGCTGCTGGATTAAAAGGTGGAGGTTGGAACAGGAATATAAAAGCTAACATTGTTTATCACCGGTTAGACACTGCTATTTCCGTAAATAAGTTTAATGACGAATATACGCCAGCACCTATAGCAACCAACTTTGTAAAGCCACTGACCGAAAAATTATACGAGTTAAAAGAAGTGGTTGTTCGTGCTGAAAAAAAGAAAAATCCATTTGAAGGCAATCTTTATAGTAATATGGGAGATAGAGTTTTTGAGATCAATAAAGATAACTATGCTCGTTACACCACTATTGAGGATTTATTAAGAAATGAGTTTTTCTTAAGAGTAAGCAGAACCGCTATGGGCGACTTATATATTGATATGGGTAGAGGACCTACCAGTATGATGGGTAGCAATCAACCTTCATTAATTATTGATGGGATGGTAATGAGTGATCTTAGTTATTTATCTATCATCTCTGTTCAGGACATTCAGGCTGTTGCTGTTAACAAATCGGCAAATGCCATGTTGGGAATGCGAGGAGGAAATGGTTCTATTAACATTGTTACCAGAAGGACAGGGATCGATTGGGGGCCAGACGGCATTAGCAATACCCGAACATTAGCTGTAAAAGGCTATGCAAAACCGGTAGCATTCTTTACTCCAAAATACGTACTGAAACCAGAAACCGAAACATTTCAGAAATATGCCACCATCTTCTGGAAGCCTGATATTCAAACTGATTCGACCGGCAAAACCAAGTTCAAGTTCTTCGTTCCTAAAGATATTGATGATTTAATCATTCGTGCTGAAGGTATCTCTGAAAACGGTTCAATCTATTATTACAATGAAAAGTTAGTATTGAGCAAGGGATTATAA
- a CDS encoding ISAon1 family transposase N-terminal region protein: MHDSFQALLHLVIPEGVSDYFKVVDHKTQANSIHIYLEELNSIPLEYQSNRLQSKGFFDEVILQDFPLRGREVFLHVKRRRWLNLDSNKVVFRNWEVVAKGTRITQDFAAFLKAISRYQGT; encoded by the coding sequence ATGCACGATTCCTTTCAAGCCCTTCTTCACTTGGTTATTCCCGAAGGTGTTTCAGATTATTTCAAAGTGGTTGACCATAAAACGCAGGCCAACTCCATTCATATTTACCTGGAAGAACTCAATAGTATTCCCCTGGAGTACCAGTCCAACCGGCTGCAATCCAAAGGTTTTTTCGATGAAGTGATTTTACAGGATTTTCCCCTCCGTGGCCGGGAGGTGTTCTTGCACGTGAAGCGTCGCCGATGGCTGAATTTAGATAGCAATAAAGTGGTTTTCCGTAACTGGGAGGTAGTGGCCAAGGGAACGCGAATCACCCAGGATTTTGCCGCTTTTTTAAAAGCTATCAGCCGATACCAAGGCACATAG
- a CDS encoding nucleoside deaminase, protein MDELQNEFMKEAIRLSMEGPVKGEGGPFGCVIVKDGKIVGRGNNQVTANIDPTAHAEIVAIRDACRNLGTFQLDGCEIYTSCEPCPMCLGAIYWARPDRVYYANTREDAANIGFDDDFIYREIPLSLNERQIPMLPLGREAALLVFKYWEEKGDKNLY, encoded by the coding sequence ATGGATGAATTGCAAAATGAATTTATGAAAGAAGCCATCCGCTTATCGATGGAAGGACCGGTAAAAGGTGAAGGTGGCCCTTTCGGGTGTGTTATTGTAAAGGATGGAAAAATTGTAGGTCGGGGAAATAATCAGGTTACTGCCAATATTGATCCAACAGCACATGCGGAGATTGTTGCAATAAGAGATGCATGTAGAAATTTAGGAACTTTTCAATTAGACGGATGCGAAATTTACACTTCATGTGAGCCATGCCCTATGTGTCTTGGAGCAATTTATTGGGCCCGTCCAGACAGGGTGTATTATGCTAATACTCGGGAAGATGCTGCTAATATTGGATTCGATGATGATTTTATTTATCGGGAAATCCCCTTGAGTTTAAATGAACGCCAGATTCCGATGTTGCCTTTAGGTCGCGAAGCAGCACTTTTGGTATTTAAGTATTGGGAAGAAAAAGGAGATAAAAATCTTTATTAA
- the pdxA gene encoding 4-hydroxythreonine-4-phosphate dehydrogenase PdxA produces the protein MSNVSQKKIKVGISIGDINGIGIEVILKTLMDNRILEHCTPIVYGSVKITSFHRKALNIQDFSFNIIQNTEQANPKRANLINCWDEEVKIDLGQQTENGGKYAFKSLEAATNDLLEGKIDALLTAPINKHNIQQPGFDFPGHTEYLQQRAGSAESLMFLVSDDLRVGVVTGHIPLKDVATSITPEKILAKLRLMNKSLKQDFWIEKPKIAVLGLNPHAGDNGLIGEEDQTIILPTLEEARKEKILAFGPYAADGFFGNGSYKQFDAVLAMYHDQGLVPFKTLAFGAGVNFTAGLDVVRTSPDHGTGYDIAGKNQANESSFREALYMALDVVRNRREQDELLENPLKVGQLKMKVTNEDSEE, from the coding sequence ATGTCGAACGTATCGCAGAAAAAAATAAAAGTCGGCATCTCTATCGGTGATATCAATGGTATTGGCATCGAAGTGATTCTGAAAACCTTAATGGATAACCGTATACTTGAGCACTGTACGCCAATTGTTTACGGTTCAGTAAAAATCACTTCTTTTCACCGCAAAGCCTTAAATATTCAAGATTTCAGCTTTAATATAATTCAAAATACTGAACAAGCCAATCCTAAACGAGCAAACCTGATCAATTGCTGGGATGAGGAGGTAAAAATTGATCTTGGTCAGCAAACTGAAAATGGTGGAAAATATGCTTTTAAATCTTTAGAAGCTGCTACCAATGATTTATTAGAAGGTAAGATTGATGCTCTTTTAACAGCCCCAATTAATAAGCATAACATTCAGCAGCCAGGTTTTGATTTCCCTGGTCATACTGAATATTTACAACAACGCGCCGGAAGCGCGGAATCATTAATGTTTTTAGTTAGTGACGACCTACGTGTAGGTGTTGTAACCGGCCATATTCCATTAAAAGATGTAGCTACTTCAATTACTCCTGAAAAAATATTAGCTAAACTTCGCTTAATGAATAAAAGTCTGAAGCAAGATTTTTGGATCGAAAAACCGAAAATTGCTGTTTTAGGATTAAACCCTCATGCAGGCGATAATGGATTAATTGGTGAAGAAGATCAAACAATCATTCTACCTACGCTAGAAGAAGCAAGAAAAGAAAAGATCTTAGCGTTTGGACCATATGCAGCTGACGGGTTCTTTGGAAATGGCTCTTATAAACAATTTGACGCCGTTTTAGCCATGTATCACGATCAGGGTTTAGTTCCTTTCAAAACATTGGCATTCGGCGCCGGAGTTAACTTTACTGCTGGATTAGATGTTGTACGCACTTCTCCTGATCATGGAACAGGCTATGACATTGCAGGTAAAAACCAAGCCAATGAGTCTTCTTTCCGCGAAGCACTTTACATGGCGTTGGATGTAGTGAGAAACAGAAGAGAACAAGATGAATTACTAGAAAATCCTTTAAAAGTTGGTCAACTAAAAATGAAAGTTACCAACGAAGACAGCGAGGAATAA
- a CDS encoding alpha-ketoacid dehydrogenase subunit alpha/beta — MEQPIETLSNNVYMNFDRKHYSNETLIDLYKNLVRPRMIEEKMLILLRQGKVGKWFSGIGQEAIAVGATMAMNSDEYILPMHRNLGVFTSRNIPLSKLIAQWQGKMSGFTKGRDRSFHFGTQEYKIVGMISHLGPQMALADGIALADLLENKNKATLVFTGEGATSEGDFHEALNVAAVWNLPVIFIIENNGYGLSTPTNEQYKCKNLVDRANGYGMKGYQIDGNNILTVYDTIRKIADEMRHNPQPVLIECMTFRMRGHEEASGTKYVPKELFDEWAPKDPVQNFENYLIQEGVINQDYIDELKLRLKIEIDSAVDLAFSEPDVIADLAVELEEMYAPVGDINIEVDEQANKTEKRYLDAITDAMRQAMQRHQNLVIMGQDVAEYGGAFKITQGFVEEFGKGRVRNTPICESAIVGTAFGLSINGYKAIMEMQFADFATCGFNQIVNNLAKSYYRWGQNADVVVRMPTGAGTGAGPFHSQSNEAWFVKTPGLKVVYPAFPSDAKGLLAASIEDPNPVIFFEHKYLYRGISEHIPDDYYTTPIGKAKLVKEGEQLSILTYGLGVHWALEYLEKHPEVSADVLDLRTLLPWDIEAVETTVKKNGKVLILHEDTLTCGVGAEIAAYIAENLFNHLDGPVVRCASLDTAIPMSRALEDNFLAKSRMDESIQRLLSF, encoded by the coding sequence ATGGAACAACCAATCGAAACCTTATCCAATAATGTTTATATGAACTTTGACCGTAAACATTATTCAAATGAAACCTTAATCGACCTTTATAAGAATCTTGTCCGCCCACGCATGATCGAAGAAAAAATGTTAATTCTTCTCCGTCAGGGTAAAGTGGGAAAATGGTTCTCAGGAATAGGACAGGAAGCCATTGCCGTAGGAGCAACAATGGCGATGAACAGCGATGAATACATTTTACCTATGCACAGGAATTTGGGGGTATTTACCAGCCGGAATATTCCTTTAAGCAAACTTATTGCACAATGGCAGGGTAAAATGAGTGGATTTACCAAAGGCCGCGACAGATCTTTCCATTTCGGAACACAGGAATACAAGATTGTCGGCATGATTTCTCACCTGGGCCCACAAATGGCCTTGGCAGATGGTATCGCTTTGGCAGATCTATTGGAAAATAAGAATAAAGCAACTTTAGTATTTACAGGGGAAGGCGCTACAAGTGAAGGCGATTTTCATGAGGCATTAAACGTAGCGGCTGTCTGGAACCTGCCAGTAATCTTTATCATTGAAAATAATGGTTATGGGCTTTCAACTCCAACCAATGAGCAATATAAGTGTAAGAATTTGGTAGATAGAGCAAATGGGTATGGAATGAAAGGGTATCAGATTGATGGAAATAATATTTTAACAGTCTACGATACGATCCGAAAAATTGCAGATGAAATGAGGCATAATCCACAGCCTGTATTAATAGAGTGTATGACTTTTAGGATGCGTGGCCATGAGGAAGCTTCGGGAACTAAGTATGTTCCAAAAGAGCTATTTGATGAATGGGCCCCTAAAGATCCGGTTCAAAACTTTGAGAATTACCTCATTCAGGAGGGCGTGATCAATCAGGATTATATTGACGAGTTGAAATTAAGACTCAAAATTGAAATAGATAGTGCAGTAGATTTAGCTTTCTCTGAGCCCGATGTTATTGCTGATTTAGCAGTGGAACTGGAGGAGATGTATGCTCCTGTTGGAGATATAAACATTGAAGTAGACGAACAAGCCAATAAAACGGAGAAGCGTTATTTAGATGCAATAACTGATGCAATGCGTCAGGCAATGCAGCGACATCAGAACCTTGTCATTATGGGGCAGGATGTTGCTGAATATGGAGGAGCGTTTAAAATTACACAAGGATTTGTAGAAGAGTTTGGAAAAGGAAGAGTGAGAAATACGCCGATTTGTGAGTCGGCAATTGTTGGTACTGCATTCGGACTTTCAATAAATGGTTATAAAGCTATTATGGAAATGCAGTTTGCCGATTTTGCAACCTGTGGTTTTAATCAAATCGTTAATAACTTAGCGAAAAGTTATTATCGTTGGGGGCAAAATGCAGATGTAGTTGTGCGAATGCCAACTGGAGCAGGAACGGGTGCCGGACCGTTTCACTCTCAAAGTAATGAAGCTTGGTTTGTAAAAACACCTGGCCTTAAGGTGGTTTATCCTGCATTTCCTTCGGATGCAAAAGGATTGTTGGCTGCATCCATTGAAGATCCAAATCCGGTGATATTCTTTGAACATAAATATCTTTACAGAGGCATTTCAGAACACATTCCGGATGATTATTATACCACACCTATTGGTAAAGCTAAGTTGGTTAAGGAAGGTGAACAGTTATCGATCCTTACCTATGGTTTAGGGGTGCACTGGGCTTTAGAATATCTTGAAAAACACCCTGAAGTATCAGCTGATGTGCTTGATTTAAGAACATTGTTGCCTTGGGACATTGAAGCGGTAGAAACCACGGTCAAGAAAAATGGAAAGGTGTTAATTTTACACGAAGACACATTGACTTGTGGGGTTGGGGCTGAAATTGCAGCTTATATTGCTGAGAATTTGTTTAACCATTTAGATGGTCCGGTTGTACGTTGTGCAAGTTTAGATACTGCAATTCCGATGAGTAGGGCTCTGGAAGATAACTTTCTTGCAAAATCAAGAATGGATGAAAGTATTCAACGGTTATTGAGTTTTTAG
- a CDS encoding glycerophosphodiester phosphodiesterase family protein produces MKKTALFVLLNLPLLLSAQKKTMIDVQGHRGCRGLMPENTIPAMIMAIDLGVRTLEMDCVISKDKKAVVSHDNYMSHEFVLQPNGEQITEANEQSFNLYQMDYDNIRKYDVGIKAHPRFPQQRKFTIEKPLLSTLIDSVENYVRTKKLKPLFYNIETKFMPEGDNVFHPEPDEFVELLIKVIKSKGIEKRVIIQSFDVRTLQIIHKKYPEFKTALLVENKDSFESNISRLGFNPDIYSPDFELIDESLVTAVHAKKMELIPWTINQVEDMERISKMGVDGIITDYPDRAIKLGSGPKSVD; encoded by the coding sequence ATGAAGAAAACAGCACTTTTCGTTTTATTAAATTTACCCTTGTTATTATCTGCCCAGAAGAAAACAATGATTGACGTTCAAGGACATAGAGGTTGTCGGGGGTTAATGCCAGAGAACACCATACCAGCGATGATAATGGCCATTGACTTAGGCGTCAGAACCCTGGAAATGGATTGTGTGATCTCTAAGGATAAAAAGGCAGTTGTGTCGCATGATAATTATATGTCGCATGAGTTTGTTCTACAACCAAATGGAGAACAGATTACCGAAGCAAATGAGCAATCGTTTAATCTGTATCAAATGGATTACGATAACATCCGGAAATATGATGTAGGAATTAAAGCTCATCCAAGGTTTCCTCAGCAACGTAAATTTACTATTGAAAAACCTTTACTTTCTACTTTAATAGATAGCGTTGAGAACTATGTTAGAACGAAGAAATTAAAACCTCTTTTTTATAATATCGAAACCAAGTTTATGCCTGAAGGTGATAATGTTTTTCACCCTGAACCTGATGAATTTGTTGAACTTTTGATAAAGGTTATTAAGTCTAAAGGGATTGAAAAGAGGGTAATTATTCAGTCGTTTGATGTTAGAACCTTGCAAATTATTCATAAAAAATATCCTGAGTTTAAAACGGCCTTACTTGTCGAAAACAAGGATAGCTTTGAGAGTAATATCAGCCGATTAGGATTTAACCCCGATATTTATAGTCCTGACTTTGAACTGATAGATGAGTCATTAGTAACAGCAGTTCATGCAAAGAAAATGGAATTAATTCCATGGACAATCAACCAAGTAGAAGATATGGAACGTATTTCAAAAATGGGTGTGGATGGAATTATCACAGATTATCCCGACAGAGCAATTAAGTTGGGATCAGGTCCAAAATCTGTGGACTAA
- a CDS encoding DUF3078 domain-containing protein, with product MNKFTTLILSLWLLAGASSAQVNVSKAPEDPNRPDTVKKWAISGVNSLLLNQSSFSNWASGGINSVAGTLLLDYNFNYTKERWNWDNHVLVGYGFSKQKDVGLRKTDDRYLLYSNLGYKLKGYWYASFFASLQSQFANGFEYNSDGTETLISGPFAPAYVGFGPGITYKKSDNWKINISPLASRITLVNDDYLSSIGAFGVDPGKKSRYEFGFNLNAYRKDEIMKNINLEHILMLYSNYLDNPQNVDINYTLNLFMKVNSYISANFGIQLIYDDDTTFPYTNNAGETAYRPQLQFKEIFGAGFTYKFGGAK from the coding sequence ATGAATAAGTTTACTACTCTCATTCTCTCTTTATGGTTACTTGCCGGCGCATCATCTGCTCAAGTAAATGTTTCAAAAGCCCCGGAAGATCCTAATAGACCAGATACAGTAAAAAAGTGGGCAATATCAGGAGTTAATTCTCTTCTGCTAAATCAAAGTTCTTTTTCTAATTGGGCTTCTGGGGGAATAAATTCTGTTGCAGGAACTTTATTGCTGGATTATAATTTTAATTATACTAAGGAAAGGTGGAATTGGGATAATCATGTTTTGGTAGGGTATGGATTTAGCAAACAAAAAGATGTAGGACTTCGTAAGACCGACGACCGCTACCTGCTTTATTCTAATTTGGGGTACAAATTGAAAGGTTATTGGTATGCATCATTCTTTGCCAGTTTGCAAAGTCAGTTTGCGAATGGATTTGAATATAATTCTGATGGAACGGAAACATTGATTTCGGGGCCATTTGCACCTGCTTATGTTGGATTTGGTCCTGGCATAACCTATAAAAAATCGGATAACTGGAAAATTAATATTTCGCCGCTTGCATCAAGAATTACGTTGGTTAATGATGACTATTTATCTTCTATTGGCGCATTTGGAGTTGATCCCGGAAAGAAAAGTCGTTATGAGTTCGGTTTCAACTTAAATGCTTATCGTAAAGATGAAATCATGAAGAATATTAATTTAGAGCATATCTTGATGTTATATTCCAACTATCTTGATAATCCGCAGAATGTCGATATTAATTATACATTGAATCTTTTTATGAAAGTAAATAGCTATATATCAGCAAACTTTGGGATTCAGTTGATTTATGACGACGATACTACATTCCCTTACACAAACAATGCAGGAGAAACAGCTTATCGGCCTCAATTACAATTTAAGGAAATATTCGGTGCTGGTTTTACCTATAAATTCGGAGGAGCTAAATAA
- the rsmA gene encoding 16S rRNA (adenine(1518)-N(6)/adenine(1519)-N(6))-dimethyltransferase RsmA, which yields MSLVRAKKHLGQHFLTDKNIAQKIVESLRPENAFSEVLEVGPGMGVLTDFLVKKTEYKTSLIDIDGESIEYLHKKYPELKERIIHGDFLEMDFSTVFKDQFAIIGNFPYNISSQIIFKIIDNRDLVPEMVGMFQKEVGERVAAKPGGKEYGILSVLSQAFYKIEYLFTVKPGVFNPPPKVNSGVIRLTRKENTNLGCNEKLFFQVVKAAFNQRRKQLRNALSQFQPKGKIDETILELRAEKLTVEDFVKITQLLETK from the coding sequence ATGAGTCTGGTTAGAGCTAAGAAACATTTAGGTCAGCATTTTTTGACCGATAAAAATATTGCGCAAAAAATTGTGGAGAGTCTTCGACCCGAAAACGCCTTTTCAGAAGTGTTAGAGGTTGGTCCGGGCATGGGTGTGTTAACCGATTTTCTGGTAAAGAAAACCGAATATAAAACTTCACTTATTGATATCGATGGTGAATCGATTGAATATCTGCATAAAAAATATCCTGAATTAAAAGAGCGGATTATCCACGGAGATTTCCTTGAAATGGATTTTTCGACCGTATTTAAAGATCAGTTTGCGATCATCGGAAACTTTCCTTACAACATTTCATCTCAGATCATTTTCAAAATTATTGATAATCGTGATCTTGTTCCTGAAATGGTAGGCATGTTCCAGAAAGAAGTAGGAGAGCGGGTTGCTGCAAAGCCAGGAGGAAAGGAATATGGTATTTTAAGTGTACTGAGTCAGGCATTCTATAAAATAGAATATCTATTTACAGTAAAGCCTGGCGTATTTAATCCTCCACCAAAAGTTAATTCAGGAGTTATTCGCTTAACGCGTAAAGAAAATACCAATTTAGGGTGTAATGAAAAATTGTTTTTTCAGGTAGTGAAAGCGGCGTTTAATCAACGAAGAAAACAACTACGAAATGCGTTAAGCCAGTTTCAGCCAAAAGGTAAAATAGATGAAACCATCCTGGAATTACGAGCCGAAAAGCTAACCGTAGAAGATTTTGTTAAAATAACACAGTTGTTAGAAACTAAATAA
- a CDS encoding ISAon1 family transposase translates to MQRYYRDKLSDYSLWEHKENARKGLVFEQNMGPFLSIDETSLSHGELYTVVTNKQAKGKAGTLVAIMEGTKSETIIPLLQKLSPKQRNKVQEITLDLAGNMSLIVKKCFPNATRVIDRFHVQQLATEALQEMRIKYRWQAIDAENQAIEDAKTAQVTYCPPVLSNGDTLKQLLARSRYLLYKKEDNWTAEQAQRASLLFEKYPDLRKAYELTQKLSWIFSTTTDKLYAFVRLAKWNELVEQSGFKSFNTLSRTIINHHQHILNYFDNKSTNASAESFNAKIKAFRAQYRGVGNVNFFLFRLAKLYA, encoded by the coding sequence CTGCAACGCTATTATCGGGATAAACTCAGTGACTACTCCCTTTGGGAACACAAAGAGAATGCTCGCAAGGGACTTGTCTTTGAACAGAATATGGGACCTTTTCTATCGATTGATGAAACCTCGCTCTCTCACGGAGAGCTCTATACGGTGGTGACTAACAAACAGGCAAAAGGGAAGGCAGGAACTTTAGTGGCCATTATGGAAGGCACTAAATCGGAAACGATCATCCCTTTGTTGCAAAAGCTATCGCCGAAACAACGCAATAAGGTACAGGAAATAACCCTGGACCTGGCGGGCAACATGAGCCTGATTGTCAAGAAGTGTTTTCCCAATGCCACCCGGGTGATCGATCGGTTTCATGTGCAGCAGTTGGCCACAGAAGCCTTGCAGGAGATGAGAATTAAATACCGCTGGCAAGCAATCGATGCAGAAAATCAAGCAATAGAAGATGCTAAAACAGCCCAAGTAACCTACTGCCCTCCGGTTCTCTCCAATGGAGATACGCTCAAGCAACTGTTGGCCAGAAGCAGGTACCTCTTGTATAAAAAAGAGGATAACTGGACTGCCGAACAGGCCCAGAGGGCCAGCCTGTTATTTGAAAAATACCCCGATCTAAGAAAAGCCTATGAACTCACTCAAAAATTATCCTGGATCTTTAGTACTACCACAGATAAATTATATGCTTTTGTAAGATTGGCCAAATGGAACGAACTGGTGGAACAATCGGGATTCAAGTCGTTCAATACCCTCTCCAGAACAATTATTAATCACCACCAACACATACTCAACTACTTCGACAACAAAAGTACCAATGCTTCGGCCGAATCGTTCAATGCCAAGATCAAAGCGTTCAGAGCTCAATACAGAGGGGTGGGAAATGTGAATTTTTTCCTTTTCAGGCTGGCTAAATTATATGCTTAG